In Pleuronectes platessa chromosome 5, fPlePla1.1, whole genome shotgun sequence, a single genomic region encodes these proteins:
- the LOC128440493 gene encoding odorant receptor 131-2-like, whose product MTLERYVAICLPLRHAELCSPRSTLHGILTIHSLSSLPCIVVLSIFFASASYGSYTQGRMCSVEIIIIHTWQGHLRSAINQFYFLIMCITIMFSYVKIMRVAKAASAEDKKSTWRGLRTVGLHALQLLLCLIQLWCPFIEAALLKINLMLFINVTYFNYITFILAPRCLSPLIYGLRDELFFHALKRLALCGLRKKH is encoded by the coding sequence ATGACCCTGGAGCGATACGTGGCCATTTGCCTGCCGCTGCGTCATGCAGAGCTGTGCTCCCCACGCAGCACTCTGCACGGCATCCTCACCATCCACAGCCTCAGCTCTCTGCCCTGCATCGttgttctctccatcttctttgcATCGGCCTCCTATGGCTCCTACACACAGGGCAGAATGTGCTCTGTggaaatcatcatcatccacaCATGGCAGGGTCACCTGAGATCAGCCATTAATCAGTTTTACTTCCTGATCATGTGCATCACAATCATGTTTTCCTATGTGAAGATAATGAGAGTGGCCAAAGCTGCATCAGCAGAGGACAAAAAGTCCACATGGAGAGGACTCAGAACTGTGGGGCTTCACGCTttgcagctgctcctgtgtctcatccagCTGTGGTGTCCTTTCATAGAAGCTGCTTTGCTTAAAATCAATCTCATGTTATTTATCAATGTCACGTACTttaattacattacttttattcttgctccaagatgtctgtctcctctcatttatgGCCTCAGGGATGAACTTTTTTTTCATGCCCTGAAGAGATTAGCTCTCTGTGGTTTGCGTAAGAAACACTGA
- the LOC128440492 gene encoding odorant receptor 131-2-like: MAANITTEYKLNEKIMLIQVFVVLFLCINLLLITTFFSKEVFYTTMRYVLFAVTLMSDCLFLFVTDILLILSYYRFMIQMWLCLIIYIISSLYMFVTPVTLTAMTLERYVAICLPLRHAELCSPRSTLHGFLIIHSLSSLPCIVVLSMFFASASSASYTQGRTCSVEIFIIHMWQGHLRSAINQFYFLIMCITIVFSYVKIMRAAKAASGEDKMSTWRGLRTVGLHALQLLLCLIQLWCPFIEAALLKINIMVFINVRYFNYITFILAPRCLSPLIYGLRDELFFHALKRLALCGLRKKH; this comes from the coding sequence atggcTGCTAACATCACCACAGAATACAAGCTGAATGAAAAGATCATGTTGATTCAGGTCTTTGTCGTTCTTTTTCTCTGCATTAACCTTCTGCTAATTACGACCTTTTTCTCCAAGGAGGTTTTCTACACCACCATGCGCTACGTCTTATTTGCTGTCACACTAATGTCCgactgtctgtttttattcGTGACTGACATCCTGCTCATCTTGAGTTACTATCGCTTTATGATACAAATGTGGTTGTgccttattatttatataatttcgtCGCTGTACATGTTTGTGACGCCGGTCACTCTGACAGCGATGACCCTGGAGCGCTACGTGGCCATTTGCCTGCCGCTGCGTCATGCAGAGCTGTGCTCCCCACGCAGCACTCTGCACGGCTTCCTCATCATCCACAGCCTCAGCTCTCTGCCCTGCATCGTTGTTCTCTCCATGTTCTTTGCATccgcctcctctgcctcctacaCTCAGGGCAGAACGTGCTCTGTGGAAATCTTCATCATCCACATGTGGCAGGGTCACCTGAGATCAGCCATTAATCAGTTTTACTTCCTGATCATGTGCATCACAATCGTGTTTTCCTATGTGAAGATAATGAGAGCGGCCAAAGCTGCATCAGGAGAGGACAAAATGTCCACATGGAGAGGACTCAGAACTGTGGGGCTTCACGCTttgcagctgctcctgtgtctcatccagCTGTGGTGTCCTTTCATAGAAGCTGCTTTGCTTAAAATTAATATCATGGTATTTATCAATGTCAGGTACTttaattacattacttttattcttgctccaagatgtctgtctcctctcatttatgGCCTCAGGGATGAACTTTTTTTTCATGCCCTGAAGAGATTAGCTCTCTGTGGTTTGCGTAAGAAACACTGA
- the LOC128440491 gene encoding odorant receptor 131-2-like has protein sequence MNDEIMLIQVFVVLFLCINLLLITTFFSKELFYTSMRYVLFAVTLMSDCLFLFLSDILFILNLYRYTIQMWLCLIIYIISSLYMFVTPVTLTAMTLERYVAICLPLRHAELCSPRSTLHGILIIHSLSSLPCIVFLSIFFASASYGSDTQGRTCTVGIFIIHTWQGHLRSAINQFYFLIMCITILFSYVKIMRVAKAASAEDKQSTWRGLRTVGLHAFQLLLCLIQLWCPFIEAAVLQINLMLFINVRYFNYITFILAPRCLSPLIYGLRDEMFFNALKRLALCGLRKKH, from the coding sequence ATGAATGATGAGATCATGTTGATTCAGGTCTTTGtcgtcctctttctctgcattaACCTTCTGCTAATTACAACCTTTTTCTCCAAGGAGCTTTTCTACACCTCCATGCGCTACGTCTTATTTGCTGTCACACtaatgtctgactgtctgtttttattcctgTCTGACATCCTGTTCATTCTGAATTTATATCGCTATACGATACAAATGTGGTTGTGccttattatttatatcatttCGTCGCTGTACATGTTTGTGACACCGGTCACTCTGACGGCGATGACCCTGGAGCGCTACGTGGCCATTTGCCTGCCGCTGCGTCACGCAGAGCTGTGCTCCCCACGCAGCACTCTGCACGGCATCCTCATCATCCACAGCCTCAGCTCTCTGCCCtgcattgtttttctctccatcttctttgcATCAGCCTCCTATGGCTCCGACACACAGGGCAGAACGTGCACTGTGGGAATCTTCATCATCCACACGTGGCAGGGTCACCTCAGATCAGCCATTAATCAGTTTTACTTCCTGATCATGTGCATCACAATCCTGTTTTCTTACGTTAAGATAATGAGAGTGGCCAAAGCTGCATCAGCAGAGGACAAACAGTCGACATGGAGAGGACTCAGAACTGTGGGGCTTCACGCTTttcagctgctcctgtgtctcatccagCTGTGGTGTCCTTTCATAGAAGCTGCTGTGCTTCAAATCAATCTCATGTTATTTATCAATGTCAGGTACTttaattacattacttttattcttgctccaagatgtctgtctcctctcatttatggcctcagggatgaaatgttttttaatgccCTGAAAAGATTAGCTCTCTGTGGTTTGCGTAAGAAACACTGA
- the LOC128440494 gene encoding odorant receptor 131-2-like: MNDEIMLIQIFVILFLCINLLQITTFFPKELFYTTMRYVLFAVTLMSDCLFLFLSDILLILSFYRYTIQMWLCLIIYIISSLYMFVTPVTLTAMTLERYVAICLPLRHAELCSPRSTLHGILIIHSLSSLPCIVFLSIFFASASYGSHTQGRTCSVEIFIIHTWQGHLRSAISQFYFLIMCITIVFSYEKIMRVAKAASGEDKKSTWRGLRTVGLHALQLLLCLIQLWCPFIESAVLQINLMLFINVRYFNYITFILAPRCLSPLIYGLRDELFFHTLKRLALCGLRKKH; this comes from the coding sequence ATGAATGATGAGATCATGTTGATTCAGATCTTCGTCATCCTTTTTCTCTGCATTAACCTTCTGCAAATTACAACCTTTTTCCCCAAGGAGCTTTTCTACACCACCATGCGCTACGTCTTATTTGCTGTCACACTAATGTCTGactgtctttttttattcctgtcTGACATCCTACTCATTTTGAGTTTCTATCGCTATACGATACAAATGTGGTTGTGCCTTATTATATATATCATTTCGTCGCTGTACATGTTTGTGACACCGGTCACTCTGACGGCGATGACCCTGGAGCGCTACGTGGCCATTTGCCTGCCGCTGCGTCATGCAGAGCTGTGCTCCCCACGCAGCACTCTGCACGGCATCCTCATCATCCACAGCCTCAGCTCTCTGCCCtgcattgtttttctctccatcttctttgcATCGGCCTCCTATGGCTCCCACACACAGGGCAGAACGTGCTCTGTGGAAATCTTCATCATCCACACGTGGCAGGGTCACCTGAGATCAGCGATTAGTCAGTTTTACTTCCTGATCATGTGCATCACAATCGTGTTTTCCTATGAGAAGATAATGAGAGTGGCCAAAGCTGCATCAGGAGAGGACAAAAAGTCCACATGGAGAGGACTCAGAACTGTGGGGCTTCACGCTttgcagctgctcctgtgtctcatccagCTGTGGTGTCCTTTCATAGAATCTGCTGTGCTTCAAATCAATCTCATGTTATTTATCAATGTCAGGTACTttaattacattacttttattctGGCTCCGaggtgtctgtctcctctcatttatgGCCTCAGGGATGAACTTTTTTTTCATACGCTGAAAAGATTAGCTCTCTGTGGTTTGCGTAAGAAACACTGA